In Marinitoga hydrogenitolerans DSM 16785, the sequence ATATTGAAGAGAAAAAGATTTTTGATATAATGTCATCGTTGACTCCTCAAACAACTATTGAGCCAATAAAAAAATTAAAAGAAATAGAGATGAAATATCCGAATTCACTTATAATAAAAATTTTGCTATTGGAATTTAACTATAAACAATGGTTAATTACAGGAGATCCAAAATTAGCAAAAGAGATATTAAATGAATTTCAATATATAGAAAAAATAATGGGGGATACCCCATTAACTGTTTTTTATAAAGCAAATTTTTTATATAAATCTAATCTATATGGCGATAAAGAGACTTCTTATAAGATTATAAAAGACGGGGTTTTGAAATTTCCAGATAACAAAAAAATAGTAGAATCATTTTTGACAATATCAAGTCAAATGGAAAAAGATAAAGAAGATGAGCAAATTTTTGATGAAATATCTAAAAGTTATGTAAAGAATCCAGAAGTTAAAGAAAATATATTACTATTAATTTCAAAACATTTTTTTGAAATTAACGATAAAAATTTTGCAAAACAAATAATAATAGATAAGATAATGCCTAATACAAGAAATTCTAAAATATTATTTTTAAGTTATGAATTACTAGGTGATTACACTGATACTAATGTTCAAAAAATGAATTATTATAAAAAAGCTTTAAATTATAATTCAGAAAATGCAAGGGTTTTGTCTAAATGGGCTTTAGCAATGTTAGAAGTTGATCGTGAAAAATACAAGTCATTAGCAAGAATTGCATTAAATAAAGCTATAACAATAAATCCAAATATGTCAGAAGATGCAATGAAAGCTCTCAGGGATTTAAGAAATGAAATAAAAATAGAAGTATTAATAAATTATATTTTGCCAATAACTTTATTTGTTGGTGGATCTATTAGTATAATGGTTTATTATGAAAAAAGAAAAAAGAAAAAAGAAAAATATATGCTTCTTGATAGTAACAACGATGAGGATGGTGAAAAAGATGAGTGAAAAAAAAATTTTAGATAAGGGATTCGTGAAATTAATTGATATTTTGGGTGATGATAGAACAGCAGTTAAATCAGCACGTGTTTCATATGGAAAAGAATTGTCTTCAGAAGAAAGAGATAAGAAATTAATATATTATCTTATGGAACACAAGCATCATAGTCCATTTGAACATCAAGTCTTTACATTTCATATTAAAACTCCAATATTTGTTGCAAGACAATGGATGAGGCATAGAATAGGAAGTTATAACGAAATTTCAAGGAGATATACAACAAAATATGCAGAAGAATTTTATATTCCAAATCATATAAGAACTCAAGATACAAAGAATAAGCAAGGTTCAATAAAAGTTGATGATAATGAAAGGATTAAAAAAGTTATAAGTTTAATAAATGGTTTATATAACGAAACTTTTAAAATATATAATGAATTATTAGAAATGGGTGTAGCAAGAGAAATGGCAAGGATTGTTTTGCCAGTAGGTCAGTATACACAATTTTATTGGACAGTAAATACCAGAAGTTTAATGAACTTTTTAAATTTAAGAGCGGATTCTCATGCGCAATGGGAAATACAACAATACGCAATTGCTTTAGCAAATGTGTTTAAAGAAAAATTACCATGGACATATGAGGCATTTATAAAATTTGAATATAGGGGAGATTTATTAAAATGAAATTATCAGAATTAATAAAAAAATTAAATGCAAGAGTTTTACATATGCCAAAAAATTTAGAGGATATAGAAATAGAATATGCAGGAGCTTCAGATTTAATGAGTGATTTTTTAGCATTTTCAAAACCAAATATGCTATTAATTACAGGGTTAACTACTCCGCAAACGTTGACAACTGCTTCGGTTATAGAAGCAAGTGCAGTTTTATTCGTTAGAGGAAAAATAATTCCTCAAAAATTTTTAAAATCAATAGAAGACTGTGAAATTCCAATTTTATCTACCGAATTTTCAATGTATTACGCTTGTGTAAAATTATATAGTTTGGGAATAAAAGATGCGATGGAAACAGATAAGGAAGATAAGAATGAAAGATAAACAAAATAAATTATTAAGCACTTTATTAAGAATGTTTTCGCATACAAAAATAGGAGAAATAATGACTTCTCCGGTTATAGTTGTAACCTCTGAAACTTCTATAAAACAAGTGAAAAATATAATGAAAATAAAAAAAATATCAGGACTTCCAGTAGTAAAAAAAGGATTAAAATTAATAGGAATTATTAGTATAGAAGATATAATAAAAGTTTTAGAAAAAGGAAGATTAGAAGAGCCTGTTTCAAAATGGATGACAACAGAAGTAAAATCGTTGAATGAAGAAAACACATTATCGGATTTTATAGATTTTTCACAAAAATATAATTTTGGAAGATATCCGATAGTAAACAATGAGAATAAAGTTGTGGGAATAGTAACTAAATATGATGTTATTTCATGGTTATTTGAAAAATTAGGAACAATATATGTGCATGATGAAAGAAGAAAGAAAGTTTTAGATCAAGAAGAATATATGTCGCGATTAACTGGTGAAATACTGGATAATAAAAAAATTTTATTTCATTTTGAAATAGACTATAATAATATACAAAAAATAGGCTTTGGAGCGACGAAGTTAAAAAGTTTTTTGAAAAAGAAAAAAATTGATGAAAAATTAGTGAGAAAGGTATCCATTGCAACATATGAAGCAGAGGCAAATGTTGTGATACATTCAGAATCTTATGGAGAGATTTTTTGTTGGGATTTTGAAGATAGTATAAGATTGTTAATAAAAGATTATGGAAAAGGTATAGAAAATGTTGAGATTGCGATGCAGGAAGGGTTTTCAACCGCATCAGATGAAGTAAGAGCTCAAGGGTTTGGTGCAGGAATGGGTTTGCCTAATATGAAAAGATTTTCTGATAAGATGACAATAATTTCTGAAGTTGGAAAAGGTGTTATAATAGAGATGTTATTTTATAAATGAAATTTGAGGTGAAAATATGAAATTATCCGAATTATTAAAATATTTTAAAGGAGTTTATATTTTTAATGAAAGTGTAGAAATAAAAAATGGATATGTTGGTGATTTACTCAGTGAAATTATGAGAAATATGTCATCAACTTCAATTTTAATAACTCATCAAACACACCCGAATATAGTAGCAGTAGCTTCAATTGTTGAGGCAAATACTATTATAATACCTGAAGGTTTTGAATATGAAGAAAAAACAATTGAAAAGGCAAAAGAAAATGATGTTAATCTGTTAAAAAGTAAATATGATATTTTTGAAACAACAGGAATAATATATAAAAAATTAAAAGAGGAATAGAATGGCAATATTTTATGGGAATTTTCATGTACATACAGTGTTATCGCCTTGTGCAGATATCACTATGACACCAGATATTTTTTTAGAATATCTTGATGGGACAAATTGGATATCAATAACAGATCATAATACAGCAAGGCATATAAGAATATACTCAAAAATATTAAAAGAAAAAGATATTAAAGTTATACCAGGTATTGAAGTGACTACAAAAGAAGAAGTTCACATATTAATATATTTTGAAAACATAGATGATGCAGAGGAATTTGGGAATATTATAGAAGATAGCCTTATAATTAAAAATTACGATCCTGAAAGGTTAGGGTATCAAATATTATGTGATAAAGACGGTGAGTTTCACAAAATAAAAGAAACACCATATTTAGGAAGTGCATCATTTTATACCATTAATGAAATATATATGTTATCTAAAAAATATAATTCCTTATTTATCCCGGCGCATATATTTAGGTTTAACGGTATGATTACAAATTTGGGATTTTCTCCAGAAAATATTGATGTAGATGGTGTCGAAGTAAAAAATAAAAAAGAATTAGAAGATGCTCAAAAGATAGGGTTTAAAAATTTTATATTTAATACAGATGCGCATTTTCCGGAACAATTAAGAGCATCATGCAGAATAGAAGCAAATTCTAGAGATTTTAAAAATTTTAAAAAAGCTATTTTTGAAAGAAAGGTGATACCTATTTGACAACATTAAAAACTATTAGTGATCATATATTAGATATATGTGAAAATGCTGTAAAATCAGATGGAAATAAAGGTTATTTGATAATAATAGAAACTGAAAAATATTTTAGGTTTTGTGTTTCTGATAATGGTCGTGGAATGGATAAAGTTGAAATAGACAGAGCATTAGATCCATTTTTTACTACAAAGAAAGAAAGAAAAAAGAAATTTGGTTTAGGTTTATCTTTTTTAAAGTATTCAGTAGAGAAAACTAATGGATATTTTAAAATAATCTCGGAAAAAATGAAAGGTACAACAGTTATTGCACAATTTAATTTAAAGAATATTGATTGTCAACCTATAGGAGATATTCCTAATACTATATTAAATGTTTTGAATATGGAACAAAATTTTATGTGGAAAATAACGAGATTTTTTAAAAAAGAAGGTTATGAAATCGAATCTGAATATTTGAAAAACAACTTTGATTTAACCAAATCAAAAGATTTGATGTTAATAAAAAAATATATAGTAAATTTAGAAAAAGAAATTAAGGAGGGCTTGTAATGAAGAAAGTTTTTTTAGTCATAATATTGATTGGATTATTCATTAATATATTTGCATTAATGAATGTAAAAAATGTTGTTTTCGAGGGTAATGTTTCTTTTGTAGAACAAGAATTAAAAGATGTATTGTCAAAATATGATATAAAAGACAATTCAGTTGTGGGAGAAATTGATATAAAATTAGCAATAGAAGCAATTCAAAAGAAATATCCATATTTTTCTTCAATTTCATATAACTATTCAGAAGAAAAAAATGAGTTGAAATTTATATTTAAATTGAATCCAATTGTTAGAAATGTAGAATTTAAGATATTAGGAGATAAATTATTAGATTTATCAAATATAGCAACAAAAGTATATACAGAAGTAGAAAAACCATTGAATATAAATGAATATAAAAAAGGATTAGAAGAGATAAAAAAATATTATAACGAAAATGGATATATATATATAGAAGTATTTAGTAATATAAAACTAAATTCTGAAGGATTAAGTCTTGAAGCTACACAGGTGGATTCAAAAAAAATATCGGGGAGTAATACCTTAGTATATGTAATAAAAGAGTATGACTTATGGGATGTTGAATTAAATGGCGAAATAAAAAAATTAGATAAAGAAGAATTAAAAAAACTTTTTGGGTTCGATTTTAGAAAAGATTGGGAAAATAAGTTTTTCTTATTTAGACCAGATGTTAAAGATACTTATCCAAAAGTTGAAGATATACAAAAGATTTTTCAGTCATTACAACAACTTCCATATTTTTCTAAAAATACACAAATTTCTATAAAACCGCTAAATATTGAAAAAACTCCAGGTGGCGATTTGGTAATAGTTTTAGATGGAGAGTTGAAAAAGATAATAGATAAGCCAGTAATAATAAATAAAGTAAATATAATTGGAAATAATAAGGTTAAAAATTTTGAAATAATAGATAAATTAAGGCAGGACAATATATCAGAAAATGCAAGTAT encodes:
- a CDS encoding tetratricopeptide repeat protein, which produces MKGKFIILTMIIFSMMIFAETIGEFYASKFDVDKMINSEKVNIKIFGYIKKYFETGYSGYLRSANQLRVKYDNSLNIEEKKIFDIMSSLTPQTTIEPIKKLKEIEMKYPNSLIIKILLLEFNYKQWLITGDPKLAKEILNEFQYIEKIMGDTPLTVFYKANFLYKSNLYGDKETSYKIIKDGVLKFPDNKKIVESFLTISSQMEKDKEDEQIFDEISKSYVKNPEVKENILLLISKHFFEINDKNFAKQIIIDKIMPNTRNSKILFLSYELLGDYTDTNVQKMNYYKKALNYNSENARVLSKWALAMLEVDREKYKSLARIALNKAITINPNMSEDAMKALRDLRNEIKIEVLINYILPITLFVGGSISIMVYYEKRKKKKEKYMLLDSNNDEDGEKDE
- the thyX gene encoding FAD-dependent thymidylate synthase, with the protein product MSEKKILDKGFVKLIDILGDDRTAVKSARVSYGKELSSEERDKKLIYYLMEHKHHSPFEHQVFTFHIKTPIFVARQWMRHRIGSYNEISRRYTTKYAEEFYIPNHIRTQDTKNKQGSIKVDDNERIKKVISLINGLYNETFKIYNELLEMGVAREMARIVLPVGQYTQFYWTVNTRSLMNFLNLRADSHAQWEIQQYAIALANVFKEKLPWTYEAFIKFEYRGDLLK
- a CDS encoding CBS domain-containing protein, whose amino-acid sequence is MKDKQNKLLSTLLRMFSHTKIGEIMTSPVIVVTSETSIKQVKNIMKIKKISGLPVVKKGLKLIGIISIEDIIKVLEKGRLEEPVSKWMTTEVKSLNEENTLSDFIDFSQKYNFGRYPIVNNENKVVGIVTKYDVISWLFEKLGTIYVHDERRKKVLDQEEYMSRLTGEILDNKKILFHFEIDYNNIQKIGFGATKLKSFLKKKKIDEKLVRKVSIATYEAEANVVIHSESYGEIFCWDFEDSIRLLIKDYGKGIENVEIAMQEGFSTASDEVRAQGFGAGMGLPNMKRFSDKMTIISEVGKGVIIEMLFYK
- a CDS encoding DRTGG domain-containing protein; translated protein: MKLSELLKYFKGVYIFNESVEIKNGYVGDLLSEIMRNMSSTSILITHQTHPNIVAVASIVEANTIIIPEGFEYEEKTIEKAKENDVNLLKSKYDIFETTGIIYKKLKEE
- a CDS encoding PHP domain-containing protein; its protein translation is MAIFYGNFHVHTVLSPCADITMTPDIFLEYLDGTNWISITDHNTARHIRIYSKILKEKDIKVIPGIEVTTKEEVHILIYFENIDDAEEFGNIIEDSLIIKNYDPERLGYQILCDKDGEFHKIKETPYLGSASFYTINEIYMLSKKYNSLFIPAHIFRFNGMITNLGFSPENIDVDGVEVKNKKELEDAQKIGFKNFIFNTDAHFPEQLRASCRIEANSRDFKNFKKAIFERKVIPI
- a CDS encoding ATP-binding protein, yielding MTTLKTISDHILDICENAVKSDGNKGYLIIIETEKYFRFCVSDNGRGMDKVEIDRALDPFFTTKKERKKKFGLGLSFLKYSVEKTNGYFKIISEKMKGTTVIAQFNLKNIDCQPIGDIPNTILNVLNMEQNFMWKITRFFKKEGYEIESEYLKNNFDLTKSKDLMLIKKYIVNLEKEIKEGL